The following proteins come from a genomic window of Sphaerisporangium rubeum:
- the def gene encoding peptide deformylase: protein MRDIRVIGDPVLRTPAAPVTEFGKDLRRLIDEMTEAMYAADGVGLAGPQIGVPKRLFVYDVSGRKGHVVNPELTVDDPETVLDEEGCLSVPGRATGKPLYAATPRAAGVTVRGVDRLGRPVTLKARGLTARCFQHECDHLDGVLYVDRLAKDAARGILLQAP, encoded by the coding sequence ATGCGCGACATCCGCGTGATCGGCGACCCGGTGCTGCGCACTCCCGCCGCGCCGGTCACCGAATTCGGCAAGGACCTGCGGCGGCTGATCGACGAGATGACGGAGGCCATGTACGCCGCGGACGGCGTCGGTCTCGCCGGGCCGCAGATCGGCGTGCCGAAGCGGCTGTTCGTGTACGACGTGAGCGGCCGTAAGGGGCACGTCGTCAACCCTGAGCTGACGGTCGACGACCCCGAGACCGTCCTGGACGAGGAGGGCTGCCTGTCGGTCCCCGGCCGCGCGACCGGCAAGCCGCTGTACGCCGCCACGCCACGCGCCGCCGGCGTCACCGTGCGCGGCGTCGACCGCCTCGGCAGACCGGTGACGCTGAAGGCCCGCGGCCTGACGGCACGCTGCTTCCAGCACGAGTGCGACCACCTGGACGGCGTCCTGTACGTCGACCGCCTCGCCAAGGACGCCGCTCGCGGGATCCTGCTCCAGGCCCCCTGA
- a CDS encoding ribose-5-phosphate isomerase, translating to MRVYLAADHAGHELKNHLVTWLKDQGHDVADHGAYVYDAEDDYPVFVLRAAEAVAADPDGLGVVIGGSGNGEQIAANKVVGIRAALAWSEETAALGRKHNDANVVAIGARMHTVEEATRLVEVFLSTPFSGDERHRRRITQLADYETTGAVPPLPAGD from the coding sequence GTGCGCGTCTACCTCGCCGCCGACCACGCCGGCCACGAACTCAAGAACCACCTGGTGACCTGGCTCAAGGACCAGGGTCACGACGTCGCCGACCACGGCGCGTACGTCTACGACGCCGAGGACGACTATCCCGTCTTCGTGCTGCGCGCGGCCGAGGCCGTGGCCGCCGACCCCGACGGGCTCGGCGTCGTGATCGGCGGTTCGGGCAACGGCGAGCAGATCGCCGCCAACAAGGTGGTCGGCATCCGCGCCGCGCTGGCCTGGAGCGAGGAGACCGCCGCGCTCGGCCGCAAGCACAACGACGCCAACGTCGTGGCCATCGGCGCGCGCATGCACACCGTCGAGGAGGCCACCCGCCTGGTCGAGGTGTTCCTGAGCACGCCGTTCTCCGGCGACGAGCGCCACCGCCGCCGCATCACGCAACTCGCCGACTACGAGACCACAGGCGCCGTGCCGCCGCTGCCCGCCGGCGACTGA
- a CDS encoding PP2C family protein-serine/threonine phosphatase: protein MSSRPAPLIPPRLRAILVRIPFLVRIVRFLRRGPLARDRNLLITLSLLTLTLGFLSARVSSEWFSPSLFILVTLVGGLQLRLRSLAVLLCSEFVALGTIAVLLGPRHLTPGTLVTLGFTMVLAVLMARTRGVLGVQGLRGDVMLLELRDRLKRQGDLPALRKDWGSKVVLKQAGGSSFGGDFLVSTRNGDILEIALVDVSGKGVDAGTRALMLSGTFGGLLGSVDAFLPACNAYLHRQPEGEGFVTAVHLRLDLSTGAYQITSAGHPPVVKFDAGTGTWQVSAAKGVVLGVVPDLHCEPDNGVLHKGDALMLYTDGLIEQPGRDIDSGLDRLLGEAERLVPSGFLSGARPLVDSMSAGHNDDCALILIWRP, encoded by the coding sequence ATGAGTTCCCGTCCGGCGCCGCTGATCCCCCCGCGGCTCCGCGCGATCTTGGTGCGCATCCCTTTTCTGGTGCGGATCGTGCGATTCCTCCGCAGGGGGCCACTGGCACGTGACCGCAATCTCTTGATCACCTTGAGCCTGCTCACGCTGACGCTCGGCTTCCTCTCCGCGCGGGTCTCCAGCGAGTGGTTCTCACCCAGCCTGTTCATCCTCGTGACGCTGGTCGGCGGCCTGCAGCTGCGGCTGCGCAGCCTGGCGGTGCTGCTGTGCTCGGAGTTCGTCGCGCTCGGCACCATCGCCGTGCTGCTCGGCCCGCGCCACCTCACGCCGGGCACGCTGGTCACGCTCGGCTTCACCATGGTGCTCGCCGTCCTCATGGCACGCACCCGCGGCGTGCTCGGCGTGCAGGGCCTGCGCGGCGACGTCATGCTGCTGGAGCTGCGCGACCGGCTCAAACGGCAGGGTGACCTGCCCGCGCTTCGCAAGGACTGGGGCTCCAAGGTCGTTCTCAAGCAGGCCGGCGGGTCGTCGTTCGGCGGCGACTTCCTGGTGTCCACCCGCAACGGCGACATCCTGGAGATCGCGCTCGTCGACGTGTCGGGCAAAGGGGTCGACGCCGGCACCAGAGCGCTCATGCTGTCGGGGACGTTCGGCGGGCTGCTCGGCTCGGTCGACGCGTTCCTCCCCGCCTGCAACGCCTACCTGCACCGCCAGCCCGAGGGCGAGGGTTTCGTCACCGCCGTCCACCTGCGGCTCGACCTGTCCACCGGGGCCTACCAGATCACCTCGGCCGGGCATCCGCCTGTGGTGAAGTTCGACGCCGGCACCGGCACCTGGCAGGTCTCCGCCGCCAAGGGAGTGGTGCTCGGCGTCGTGCCGGACCTGCACTGCGAGCCGGACAACGGCGTGCTGCACAAGGGCGACGCGCTCATGCTGTACACCGACGGCCTGATCGAGCAGCCGGGACGCGACATCGACTCCGGCCTCGACCGGCTGCTCGGCGAGGCCGAGCGGCTGGTGCCGTCAGGCTTCCTGAGCGGGGCCCGGCCGCTGGTCGACTCCATGTCCGCCGGTCACAACGACGACTGCGCGCTCATCCTCATCTGGCGTCCCTGA
- a CDS encoding M50 family metallopeptidase: protein MSWLVVAGFLIFFLGLMASIALHEIGHLVPAKFFGVKVTQYMVGFGPTLWSRRGKETEYGVKWIPLGGYIRMIGPLPPRPQDHGKLRNLSTGYWQGLIESARQASLEDVRPGDEDRVLYRKPWWQRLIIFIGGPAMNFVLAFLLFAVVFMGFGIQVAKPIVATVSQCVMTVQEQQQGKQCTSAHPKSPAALAGLHVNDKIVAVGGTRITTWEQATGLIRAHGAGPITLQIERNGRPVTLTPTLIGRDAPSPDDPTKIEKNAGFLGVSSVMVVERQGIGYVFSTMGDITARTAAALAKFPERLGNVWDAAFSGAKRDLDSPASIVGAGRIGGEIAASAAPLDAKIISLIQLVALVNLAIGLFNLVPLLPLDGGQIAGALWEGIKRAYARVRRRPTPGYVDIAKALPLTYAVVAVLLVTSTLLIYADIVNPIRLSG, encoded by the coding sequence ATGAGCTGGCTCGTCGTGGCCGGGTTTCTCATCTTCTTCCTCGGCTTGATGGCGTCGATTGCCCTGCACGAGATCGGCCACCTGGTCCCCGCCAAGTTCTTCGGCGTGAAGGTCACCCAGTACATGGTCGGATTCGGCCCCACCCTGTGGTCCAGGCGGGGCAAGGAAACCGAATACGGCGTGAAATGGATTCCGCTCGGCGGCTACATCCGCATGATCGGGCCGCTTCCGCCGCGGCCCCAGGACCACGGCAAGCTGCGCAACCTGTCCACCGGCTACTGGCAGGGCCTGATCGAGAGCGCGCGCCAGGCCTCGCTCGAGGACGTCAGGCCCGGTGACGAGGACCGCGTGCTGTACCGCAAGCCGTGGTGGCAGCGCCTGATCATCTTCATCGGCGGCCCCGCCATGAACTTCGTGCTGGCCTTCCTGCTGTTCGCCGTCGTCTTCATGGGCTTCGGCATCCAGGTCGCCAAGCCGATCGTGGCCACGGTGTCCCAGTGCGTGATGACGGTCCAGGAGCAGCAGCAGGGCAAGCAGTGCACCTCCGCACACCCCAAGTCACCCGCGGCGCTGGCCGGCCTGCATGTCAACGACAAGATCGTCGCCGTCGGCGGCACCCGCATCACCACCTGGGAGCAGGCGACCGGGCTGATCCGCGCGCACGGCGCGGGACCGATCACCCTCCAGATCGAGCGCAACGGCCGGCCGGTCACCCTCACCCCCACGCTCATCGGCCGCGACGCTCCCTCCCCCGATGACCCCACCAAGATCGAGAAGAACGCGGGCTTCCTCGGTGTGAGCTCGGTGATGGTCGTCGAGCGGCAGGGCATCGGTTACGTCTTCAGCACCATGGGCGACATCACCGCGCGCACCGCCGCCGCGCTGGCCAAGTTCCCCGAGCGCCTCGGCAACGTCTGGGACGCCGCCTTCAGCGGCGCCAAGCGCGACCTCGACAGCCCCGCCAGCATCGTCGGCGCCGGCCGCATCGGCGGTGAGATCGCCGCGTCCGCCGCACCGCTCGACGCCAAGATCATCTCGCTGATCCAGCTCGTCGCACTGGTGAACCTCGCCATCGGCCTGTTCAACCTTGTCCCGCTGCTCCCGCTGGACGGCGGCCAGATCGCCGGCGCGCTGTGGGAAGGCATCAAACGTGCCTACGCACGCGTGCGCCGCCGCCCCACCCCCGGGTACGTCGACATCGCCAAGGCCCTGCCTCTGACGTACGCCGTGGTCGCCGTCCTGCTCGTCACGAGCACGCTGCTCATCTACGCCGACATCGTCAAC
- a CDS encoding GNAT family N-acetyltransferase, translated as MTSQPSPRFSPAIRTLDKSEWPLWMAVFQEAFNQEFAPSRDARFKSVVEFDRSLGAFDGDVLVGTTAGLSFSMTVPGGPRPVCGVTAVSVLPSHRRRGVLSSLMRRQLDDLHERGEALAALYASEAGIYGRFGYGRAVDNLFFRIPRRGARLAAHAPSDPALRLRVARPAEVRDDLERVFEAVRPTRPGLYARSAERWSALLADDETARRGDGPLRCVVAEDDAGVRGYALFRVKAQFTDHDVPDGEVLLMELFAVDPAAYTTVWGHVLDRDLCSSVFAYNRPADDPIIHLLAEPRHLNAGWLDEMWIRVVDLERAMPMRAYSAAADVVIEVEDPVCPWNQGRWRLSCDREGATWSRTTDPADLTLPVSVLGAAYLGGRPLGTFHSAGIAEEHRRGALRELSAAMLWEIAPWGGLTF; from the coding sequence GTGACGTCTCAGCCAAGTCCCCGGTTCAGCCCTGCCATACGCACCCTCGACAAGTCGGAGTGGCCCCTCTGGATGGCCGTGTTCCAGGAGGCCTTCAACCAGGAGTTCGCGCCGTCCCGCGACGCGCGCTTCAAGTCGGTGGTCGAGTTCGACCGCTCACTTGGCGCCTTCGACGGCGACGTGCTGGTCGGCACCACCGCCGGCCTGTCCTTCTCCATGACCGTCCCCGGGGGGCCGCGTCCGGTGTGCGGTGTGACCGCCGTCTCGGTGCTGCCGTCACACCGGCGCAGGGGGGTGTTGTCCTCGCTGATGCGCCGCCAGCTCGACGACCTGCACGAGCGCGGTGAGGCGCTCGCCGCGCTGTACGCCTCGGAGGCCGGCATCTACGGCCGCTTCGGCTACGGAAGGGCCGTGGACAATCTCTTCTTCCGCATCCCGCGCCGTGGCGCGCGGCTCGCCGCGCACGCGCCGTCCGACCCGGCGCTGCGGTTGCGGGTGGCGAGGCCCGCGGAGGTGCGCGACGACCTGGAGCGCGTGTTCGAGGCCGTGCGGCCCACGCGGCCCGGCCTGTACGCGCGGTCCGCCGAGCGCTGGAGCGCGCTGCTGGCCGACGACGAGACCGCCCGCCGCGGCGACGGGCCGCTGCGCTGCGTGGTCGCCGAGGACGACGCCGGGGTCAGGGGCTACGCGCTGTTCCGCGTCAAGGCGCAGTTCACCGACCACGACGTGCCGGACGGCGAGGTCCTGCTCATGGAGCTGTTCGCCGTGGACCCGGCCGCGTACACGACGGTGTGGGGCCACGTGCTCGACCGGGACCTGTGCTCCAGCGTGTTCGCGTACAACCGGCCCGCCGACGACCCGATCATCCACCTGCTCGCCGAGCCCCGGCACCTCAACGCGGGCTGGCTCGACGAGATGTGGATCCGGGTGGTGGACCTGGAGCGCGCGATGCCGATGCGCGCGTACTCGGCGGCGGCCGACGTGGTCATCGAGGTCGAGGACCCCGTGTGCCCGTGGAACCAGGGCCGGTGGCGGCTGTCGTGCGACCGCGAGGGTGCCACGTGGTCGCGGACCACCGACCCCGCCGACCTCACCCTGCCGGTCAGCGTGCTCGGCGCGGCGTACCTCGGCGGCCGTCCGCTCGGGACGTTCCACTCCGCCGGGATCGCCGAGGAGCACCGCAGAGGCGCGCTGCGTGAGCTGTCCGCCGCGATGCTGTGGGAGATCGCCCCCTGGGGCGGCCTCACCTTCTGA
- a CDS encoding response regulator transcription factor, with product MIRILVAEHLPLVRRGLVASLDAEKDLAVIADVACGEYVVPAALELDPDVAVMDVDLPDLDGLTVATRLHDKAPRCRVLLLSAQPNPGQVRRAFAAHALGFLSIDVAPEQLSDGIRKVASGRKAVDSDLAIAALTSADNPLTPREMDVLRLAAQGSASKEIAAKLYLSVGTVRNHLSRVMYKTGARNRLDAVRIASEAGWL from the coding sequence TTGATACGCATCCTGGTTGCCGAACATCTCCCCCTCGTCCGGCGGGGACTGGTGGCCTCGCTGGACGCGGAGAAGGATCTCGCGGTGATCGCCGATGTGGCCTGTGGCGAGTACGTCGTGCCGGCGGCGCTGGAGCTCGACCCTGACGTCGCCGTCATGGACGTGGACCTCCCCGACCTCGACGGCCTGACCGTGGCGACCCGGCTGCACGACAAGGCGCCGAGGTGCAGGGTGCTGCTGCTGTCCGCGCAGCCCAACCCGGGCCAGGTGCGCCGTGCCTTCGCCGCGCACGCCTTGGGTTTCCTGAGCATCGACGTGGCCCCTGAGCAGTTGTCCGACGGCATCAGGAAGGTCGCCTCCGGACGCAAGGCCGTCGACTCCGATCTCGCCATCGCCGCGCTGACGTCGGCGGACAACCCCCTGACGCCAAGAGAGATGGACGTGCTGCGGCTCGCGGCGCAAGGCTCGGCCTCCAAGGAGATCGCCGCCAAGCTGTACCTGTCCGTGGGAACGGTCCGCAACCATCTGTCGCGGGTGATGTACAAGACCGGTGCGCGCAACCGCCTGGACGCCGTGCGCATCGCGAGCGAGGCCGGCTGGCTGTAG
- a CDS encoding disulfide bond formation protein DsbA yields the protein MTERTPVDFWFDPLCPWAWMTSRWIHEVQKVREIEPRWHIMSLAVLNEDKDISDDYRAVLKDAMASVRVLQAAAEKYGDDVLGDLYTAIGTRFHNEAALGDTKGEDRVAAVRRTLGEALESLGLDPGLVAAADSTQYDDAVRRSHERGITLVGQEVGTPIIRVGDVAYFGPVVSPAPKGEAAGKLWDGVLLVAGTDGFFELKRSRTREPVFT from the coding sequence ATGACCGAAAGAACACCGGTCGATTTCTGGTTCGACCCGCTGTGCCCGTGGGCCTGGATGACGTCCCGCTGGATCCACGAGGTCCAGAAGGTGCGCGAGATCGAGCCCCGCTGGCACATCATGAGCCTCGCCGTCCTGAACGAGGACAAGGACATCTCCGACGACTACCGCGCCGTCCTCAAGGACGCGATGGCCTCGGTGCGTGTCCTGCAGGCCGCCGCCGAGAAGTACGGCGACGACGTCCTCGGCGACCTCTACACCGCGATCGGGACCCGGTTCCACAACGAGGCCGCGCTCGGCGACACCAAGGGCGAGGACCGCGTCGCCGCGGTGCGCCGCACGCTCGGCGAGGCGCTCGAATCCCTGGGCCTCGACCCCGGGCTGGTCGCCGCCGCCGACTCCACCCAGTACGACGACGCCGTGCGCCGCTCGCACGAACGCGGCATCACCCTGGTCGGCCAGGAGGTCGGCACCCCCATCATCAGGGTCGGCGACGTCGCCTACTTCGGCCCGGTCGTCAGCCCCGCACCCAAGGGTGAGGCCGCCGGCAAACTGTGGGACGGCGTGCTGCTGGTCGCCGGCACCGACGGCTTCTTCGAACTCAAGCGTTCCCGCACGCGCGAGCCCGTCTTCACCTGA
- a CDS encoding LemA family protein, translated as MIFLVVVGVVALLVILFVLFTVTTYNSLVRRRGAVDNAWAQIDVQLKRRHDLIPNLVETVKGYAAHERQTLEAVVAARQQAVAAQGPQDQAAAENMLSGALKSLFAVSESYPGLKADQNFLALQDELATSENRIAYARQYYNDSVLTYNNGIQTVPANIVAGMTGFTPRAYFEAPGQERGPVQVRF; from the coding sequence GTGATATTCCTCGTCGTCGTCGGCGTCGTCGCCCTCCTCGTCATCCTCTTCGTCCTCTTCACCGTCACCACCTACAACAGCCTCGTGCGCAGGCGCGGCGCCGTCGACAACGCGTGGGCCCAGATCGATGTGCAGCTCAAGCGCCGCCACGACCTGATCCCGAACCTCGTCGAGACCGTCAAGGGGTACGCCGCGCACGAGCGGCAGACCCTGGAGGCCGTGGTCGCGGCCCGTCAGCAGGCGGTCGCCGCGCAGGGTCCGCAGGACCAGGCCGCCGCCGAGAACATGCTGAGCGGCGCGCTGAAGAGCCTGTTCGCCGTGTCGGAGTCCTACCCGGGACTCAAGGCGGACCAGAACTTCCTGGCCCTGCAGGACGAGCTCGCCACCAGCGAGAACCGCATCGCGTACGCGCGGCAGTACTACAACGACTCCGTGCTGACCTACAACAACGGCATCCAGACCGTGCCGGCGAACATCGTGGCCGGCATGACCGGTTTCACGCCGCGCGCGTACTTCGAGGCCCCCGGCCAGGAGCGCGGCCCGGTCCAGGTCCGTTTCTGA
- a CDS encoding aldehyde dehydrogenase family protein, with translation MRQLYVRGTWVPSSSGDGTDVVDPATERVIDRVPSGSAHDVDRAVAAAREAFPAWSRTPAAERGALLRAAARLLRERAEQVARIIAADMGAPYAMALKVQTLLPLAVLEDHARMAEELDETGRRAGRSLIVREPAGVVAAITPWNYPLHQVVCKVAPALAAGCTVVLKPSEIAPLAAYAFTEILHEAGLPAGVFNLVSGHGPVVGEALAAHPGVDMVSFTGSTRAGRRVAALAAHTVKRVALELGGKSANVILPGADLRAAVRAGVANAYLNSGQTCSAWSRMLVHRDHYDEAVELAVAATARYTVGDPFDEATRLGPLVSAAQRDRVVRYVNRGQEEGARLVTGGTDPPLERGFYVEPVVFAGVEPGMAIEQEEIFGPVLVIVAYLTEDEAVEIADGTPYGLAGAVWGETEEAAVAVARRLRTGQVAINGGRFDPSAPFGGYKQSGVGRELGEHGLREYQEVKALQF, from the coding sequence ATGCGGCAGCTTTACGTGCGCGGCACCTGGGTCCCGTCCTCCTCGGGGGACGGGACCGACGTCGTCGATCCGGCCACCGAGCGGGTGATCGACCGGGTGCCGTCCGGGTCGGCGCACGACGTGGACCGCGCCGTCGCCGCCGCGCGCGAGGCGTTCCCCGCATGGTCGCGCACCCCGGCCGCCGAGCGCGGCGCGCTGCTGCGGGCCGCCGCGCGGCTGCTGCGCGAGCGCGCCGAGCAGGTCGCGCGCATCATCGCCGCCGACATGGGTGCGCCGTACGCCATGGCGCTCAAGGTCCAGACCCTGCTGCCTCTCGCCGTGCTGGAGGACCACGCGCGCATGGCCGAGGAGCTGGACGAGACCGGCCGGCGCGCGGGCCGTTCGCTGATCGTGCGCGAGCCCGCCGGTGTCGTCGCCGCGATCACCCCGTGGAACTACCCGCTCCACCAGGTCGTGTGCAAGGTCGCGCCGGCCCTGGCCGCCGGGTGCACCGTGGTGCTCAAACCGAGCGAGATCGCACCGCTCGCCGCGTACGCGTTCACCGAGATCCTCCACGAGGCCGGGCTGCCTGCCGGCGTCTTCAACCTGGTCAGCGGTCACGGCCCCGTGGTCGGAGAGGCGCTCGCCGCTCACCCCGGCGTCGACATGGTGTCGTTCACCGGCTCCACCCGGGCCGGCCGGAGAGTGGCGGCGCTGGCCGCGCACACCGTCAAACGGGTCGCGCTGGAGCTCGGCGGCAAATCGGCCAACGTGATCCTGCCGGGGGCCGACCTGCGGGCCGCGGTCAGGGCCGGTGTGGCGAACGCCTACCTCAACTCCGGGCAGACCTGCTCGGCGTGGAGCCGCATGCTGGTGCACCGCGACCACTACGACGAGGCCGTGGAGCTCGCGGTGGCGGCCACGGCCCGGTACACCGTCGGCGACCCGTTCGACGAGGCCACCCGGCTCGGCCCCCTGGTGTCGGCCGCGCAACGCGATCGGGTGGTCCGGTACGTCAACCGGGGGCAGGAGGAAGGCGCACGGCTGGTGACGGGGGGCACCGACCCGCCTCTGGAGCGCGGCTTCTACGTCGAGCCGGTGGTCTTCGCCGGGGTGGAGCCCGGCATGGCGATCGAGCAGGAGGAGATCTTCGGGCCGGTGCTGGTCATCGTGGCGTACCTCACCGAGGACGAAGCCGTCGAGATCGCCGACGGCACGCCGTACGGCCTGGCCGGCGCGGTGTGGGGCGAGACCGAGGAGGCCGCGGTCGCCGTGGCCCGGCGGCTGCGCACCGGCCAGGTCGCGATCAACGGCGGACGTTTCGACCCGTCCGCGCCGTTCGGCGGCTACAAGCAGTCGGGGGTGGGCCGTGAGCTCGGCGAGCATGGTCTGCGGGAGTACCAGGAGGTCAAGGCACTCCAGTTCTGA
- the pepN gene encoding aminopeptidase N, with product MAGNLTRDEARERARLLDVESYSVELDLTEGEERFESITTVRFSCAEPGATTFIDLAEAKLRSATLNGAELDVSTYDPAKGRLPLPGLAAANELRVDADLVYMRTGEGLHRFVDPVDQKVYLHSQFETADAHRMYACFDQPDLKATFELSTLVPSDWEVVSNAAPETVEELEEHQGRHGTLQQAKRWHFPATPVMSTYITALIAGPYSVVRDEHDGIPLGVYCRASLAEHLDAGNVFEVTKQGFDFFHEVFGLRYPFGKYDQLFVPEFNAGAMENAGAVTLLEDYIFRSRVTDAMVERRAETILHEMAHMWFGDLVTMRWWDDLWLNESFATYMSVLCQAEATRWGQSAWTTFANVEKSWAYRQDQLPSTHPIAADIPDMQAVEVNFDGITYAKGASVLKQLVAYVGLDNFLAGVRDYFGEHAWGNTELKDLLSALERTSGRDLSSWSKEWLETTWVNTLRPSFTVDDEGRFLAFDVLQEAPADHPTLRSHRIAIGLYSWSDGSLVRVRRVELDIVGARTAVPQLVGETQPDLVLLNDDDLTYAKIRLDERSLRTLVDGGIAAFTESLPRALCWSAAWDMTRDAETATRDYVSLVVSGVHSITDITVLQTVLRQATQAVRLYADPAWRAQGLADLAAALRRLIGTAEPGSDHQLSYVNAFTGVATSPDDLAFIQDILSGTAVPEGLTVDADLRWSLIHALVSGGVLGPDDIAAELRRDPTATGERSAAMCQASVPTAEAKSAAWAAILGGTLSGAMLRATIVGFADPSHPELLEPYGERYFDEVGRVWSAWSSDSAQRFAIGCYPAILVDPVIVARTQDHISATEPPHALRRLLLEGADGVSRALRARAKDASAA from the coding sequence GTGGCAGGTAATTTGACCCGCGACGAGGCCCGCGAGCGAGCCCGGTTGCTCGACGTCGAGTCCTACTCCGTCGAACTCGACCTCACCGAGGGCGAGGAGCGGTTCGAGAGCATCACGACGGTCCGCTTCTCCTGCGCCGAGCCCGGCGCCACCACCTTCATCGACCTCGCCGAGGCCAAGCTTCGCTCCGCGACGCTCAACGGCGCCGAGCTGGACGTCTCCACCTACGACCCCGCCAAGGGCCGTCTGCCGCTGCCGGGCCTCGCCGCGGCCAACGAGCTGCGCGTCGACGCCGACCTCGTCTACATGCGCACCGGTGAGGGCCTGCACCGCTTCGTGGACCCCGTCGACCAGAAGGTCTACCTGCACTCGCAGTTCGAGACGGCCGACGCGCACCGCATGTACGCCTGCTTCGACCAGCCCGACCTCAAGGCGACCTTCGAGCTGTCCACGCTGGTGCCGTCCGACTGGGAGGTCGTCTCCAACGCCGCTCCCGAAACGGTGGAGGAGCTGGAGGAGCACCAGGGCCGTCACGGCACGCTCCAGCAGGCCAAGCGGTGGCACTTCCCCGCCACACCGGTGATGTCGACCTACATCACCGCGCTCATCGCCGGGCCCTACTCCGTGGTGCGCGACGAGCACGACGGCATCCCGCTCGGGGTCTACTGCCGCGCCTCGCTGGCCGAGCACCTCGACGCCGGCAACGTCTTCGAGGTCACCAAGCAGGGCTTCGACTTCTTCCACGAGGTCTTCGGCCTGCGCTACCCGTTCGGCAAGTACGACCAGCTCTTCGTGCCGGAGTTCAACGCCGGCGCCATGGAGAACGCCGGCGCGGTGACCCTGCTGGAGGACTACATCTTCCGCTCCCGCGTCACCGACGCCATGGTGGAGCGCCGCGCCGAGACCATCCTGCACGAGATGGCCCACATGTGGTTCGGCGACCTGGTCACCATGCGCTGGTGGGACGATCTGTGGCTGAACGAGTCGTTCGCCACCTACATGTCGGTGCTGTGCCAGGCCGAGGCCACCCGCTGGGGCCAGTCCGCGTGGACCACCTTCGCCAACGTCGAGAAGTCCTGGGCCTACCGCCAGGACCAGCTCCCGTCCACCCACCCGATCGCCGCCGACATCCCCGACATGCAGGCGGTCGAGGTCAACTTCGACGGCATCACGTACGCCAAGGGCGCCTCGGTGCTCAAGCAGCTCGTCGCCTACGTCGGGCTGGACAACTTCCTCGCGGGGGTGCGCGACTACTTCGGCGAGCACGCCTGGGGGAACACCGAGCTCAAGGACCTGCTGTCGGCGCTGGAGCGCACCTCGGGCCGCGACCTGTCGTCCTGGTCCAAGGAGTGGCTGGAGACCACTTGGGTCAACACGCTGCGGCCGTCGTTCACGGTCGACGACGAGGGCCGGTTCCTGGCCTTCGACGTGCTGCAGGAGGCCCCGGCCGACCACCCGACCCTGCGGTCCCACCGCATCGCGATCGGCCTGTACTCCTGGTCGGACGGCAGCCTCGTGCGGGTGCGCCGCGTGGAGCTCGACATCGTGGGTGCCCGCACCGCGGTGCCTCAGCTCGTCGGCGAGACCCAGCCCGACCTGGTGCTGCTCAACGACGACGACCTGACGTACGCCAAGATCCGGCTGGACGAGCGCTCGCTGCGCACGCTGGTCGACGGCGGCATCGCGGCGTTCACCGAGTCGCTGCCGCGGGCCCTGTGCTGGTCGGCCGCCTGGGACATGACGCGGGACGCCGAGACCGCCACCCGCGACTACGTGTCGCTCGTCGTCTCCGGCGTGCACTCCATCACCGACATCACCGTCCTGCAGACCGTGCTGCGGCAGGCCACCCAGGCCGTCCGGCTGTACGCCGACCCGGCGTGGCGCGCGCAGGGCCTCGCGGACCTGGCGGCGGCGCTGCGCCGGCTCATCGGCACCGCGGAGCCGGGTTCCGACCACCAGCTCTCCTACGTCAACGCCTTCACCGGCGTCGCCACCTCACCCGATGATCTGGCGTTCATCCAGGACATCCTGTCCGGCACGGCGGTGCCTGAGGGCCTGACCGTGGACGCCGACCTGCGATGGTCGCTGATCCACGCGCTGGTGAGCGGCGGCGTGCTCGGCCCCGACGACATCGCGGCCGAGCTGCGGCGCGACCCGACGGCGACCGGCGAGCGCTCCGCGGCCATGTGCCAGGCGTCCGTGCCGACCGCCGAGGCCAAGTCCGCCGCCTGGGCCGCCATACTCGGCGGCACGCTGAGCGGCGCGATGCTGCGCGCCACGATCGTCGGGTTCGCCGACCCGTCCCACCCTGAGCTGCTCGAACCGTACGGCGAGCGGTACTTCGACGAGGTGGGCCGCGTCTGGTCGGCGTGGTCGTCCGACAGCGCGCAGCGTTTCGCGATCGGCTGCTACCCGGCGATCCTGGTGGACCCGGTGATCGTGGCCCGCACCCAGGACCACATCTCGGCCACCGAGCCGCCCCACGCGCTGCGGCGCCTGCTGCTGGAAGGCGCCGACGGCGTCAGCCGTGCGCTGCGCGCCAGGGCCAAGGACGCCTCGGCCGCCTGA